The nucleotide sequence TCGCGCGTCGTCGACTTCGCGGTAACGGTCGTCATCGGCCACAGCGGCGTCGGACACCGGCGGCTGATAAGTCCCACGATCGGGCTTTTTCATTCGAATGCCCTGCGCGTTCGCGGCGGTCGCATGGAATACGGCAACCGTCGCCAAAGCCATCACGCCGCGGCGGACCCAACGGGTCGCGACGGCGGATCGGGTGGCGGGCGGAACGGTGCGGGCGTCGTTGGAATCGGCGGCGTGTGCAATCGGCCAGGTGGTCATCGCGTTGATCTCGGCAGGCGAGAAGTTGATGGACGAACACGACAACAGACTCACCCGGGCGGCGCAAAACCGGTGGCGCCGCTGCGAGCTGTCGTCGTACCTTCAACTTCGACCATGACGGTCGTGACGATGAAACAAATCTGGCAAGGTTTGCCGGTTGTGACGGTTTTGCCGACGACCCGATGTGAAGACAGGCAAAACACGCGGATTGCGTGGCAGGACGTGATTCCGGGTCGGACGCGACTTGCCGAGAGCGGAAGAAGACTTTGGCCGCGAAATGCTGATGGTTTCAGCACTTCACCCTCCCGCCCTGCGTGAGGGTCGGGATCGAGGAACGAGATTCCGGGGAGGGTGCTTTGGCCGCGCGACTTCCCCTCGCTATGACTCGAACATCTCGCGGGGAGGAAAACTCTGAACCGCTTCGGAACCAGGCGGACACTTCGCCCTACTGTTATACGCTGCTCCTACTGTGACACGCGAACTTGGCCTTGCTGGTTGGCCTGCCAGAATGATCGCTCGTTCAGGTCCATCGCGGTCAGCCACTGGCCGCCATAGGCATAGGTGTCCAAACAGATCAGGTGCCCCAGATCGACGACTTCACCGTCGCGGTTGGCCGTGTGGCCGACGATCGCCGTTTTGCCGCTGTAATGCTGCGGCGGGACGCCACGCATCAAGCTGTGCCAACGCAGCAGATCCACCGGCTGTTGTTCCAGCGGCAGCCCCGCATCGTACGCCGCGTGCGTGAAGAAAAACGCGTCGGTTTCAAAGAAGTCGCCCAGGTTGTCCAGAAAGTTCTGGTGTTCGGGCGGCAGAAAATTCAGATCGCCGTCAAAGCCATAGCTGTCCAGCGTTTCGATCCCGCCGTGCTTCAGCCATTCGTGGTGCGGGGCTTCCCCGCGAACCACCTCCAGCATCATCTCCTCGTGGTTGCCCATCAGACAGACCAATTGAGTCTGGCCGCCCAACTGGATCAATCGATCGATCACGCCACGCGAATCGGGGCCTCGATCGACATAATCGCCCAAGGCCACCACCAGATCGTCCGGATCGGGTTGGACGTGCCGCAGCAGATTTTCCAAGGCAACGGTGCAACCGTGGATATCACCAATCGCAATCAGACGTCCGCTCACTAACGGGGCTCGCTACGGGTTCTTGTCATCGGGCATGCCACGCCATCCGTTGTCGCGTGGCTGGAAACGGAACGGACGAATGTATCGGTTGCAACGAAAAATCGCACGGGGGTCAACGTTGACGCCATACCGAAGCGTGCCGGTTGTTGTGCATTCATCATGCCGCTGATGACCGTGCGGGCTGCGACAATGAGTACAATACAAGGGTCCGCACGTTCCAACATTGCCCTCTTCCTGCTCCTCCATTCTGATTGCATCCGCCCGCGGATCGGGTCAGACTGATTGAATGTCGACGACGCTGCCCCCCGAAATACCGACGCCGACAGGCACGCCGGCCGCCGTCACGGCGATCCCGGCGGATCGTCTGGACGATGGTGCCCACGCGGCCGCCGACCACGCGCCCGACGATGCGGCGGGCGACGCATCGGACGACACCGATTCCGACTGGGACGAATTCGACGACTGGGATGACCCGCCGTGGTGGGCCAGCGATTGGGCGGCCATCTTGGTCACCAGCATCGTCGCGCACCTGATCGTCGTTTTGACCCTGGCGCTCGTCCGATTGCACCAACCGATCGAAGAACAGGTCGCGTTGATGGCGGCCAAGAGTGAGAATGTTCCGGATCCGGTCAATTTGATCGACACGCTGCAGTACAGCGACGACCCGGAAGAAAGCATCGGCGCTGATTCGCTAAGCGTGTCCGAAGCCGCAACGGCAACCGCCATCGAGTTCGCCGAAATCGCGGAGATCCCTTCGCCGGTCGACACGCCGCCGGTGGACTTTGGCCAAGTGATCGCCAGCGAAGTGTTCTCGCAGCCCGTCGCGCCCATGCAACGGCTGACCAACCAAAAGGGCAAAGTCGGCGAAGGCACGCAAGGAGCCGCCGGGGCGATCGATCGCATCACGTTCGAAATCTTAAAGTCGATGGAAGAACGCCCGACTCTGGTCGCTTGGCTGTTCGACCAAAGCGGTTCGCTGCACCGACAACGACAGCAAATCATCGGACGCTTTGATCGCATCTATGAAGAACTGGGGATCGTCCAAGAAAACGACGAGCGATTCAAAGAACGCAAGGGGGCCGACGTCCCGCTGTTGACGTCCATCGTCGGCTTCGGACAAACCGTCCAGCTGTACAACGAGAAACCCAGCGACGATCTGGGGGAGATCAAACAAATCATTAACTCCATCAATGTCGATTCCTCCGGCGTCGAACGCGTCTTCACGGCGGTGGAAGAAGCCGCCAACGAGTTCAAACGCTTTCGACGAAACACCGGCGATGGTCCGGCCCGCAACGTCATCTTCATCGTGGTCACCGACGAACGTGGCGACGATGCGGAGCGTTTGGAGCGGGCGATCGGCACCTGTCGTCGCTACGCCATCCCCGTTCACGTGATCGGAGTCCCGGCACCCTTTGGCCGCGAACACACGTACGTGAAATACGTCGACCCCGATCCGCGGTTCGATCAATCCGCTCGTTGGGCCGAAGTCGATCAGGGGCCGGAGACGCTGTTGCCCGAGCGAGTGCAAGTCGGCTTCACCGGCGATTTTCAACAAGAACCGACCGTGGACAGTGGTTTTGGTCCCTATGCGTTGACCCGGCTTTGCTATGAAACCGGTGGGATCTATTTCACCGTTCACCCGAACCGCAACATGAATCGCGCGGTGTATCGCGGCGAAGTCGATCCGTATGCGTCCGACCTGCGGTACTTCTTTGATCCCGACGTGATGTCACGTTACCGGCCGGATTATCTCAGCCCCAAAGACTATCTGGAATTCGTCCGTCAGAGTCCTTTGCGTCAAGCTTTGGTGCAGGCGGCTCGGATGAAACCGGCCCAGGGGATCGACGCACCACGCACGCGTTTCGTCAAACGCAACGACGCCGGGCTGGTCGCCGACCTGACGCGGGCGCAACAGGACGCGGCCAAGTTGGAACCGACGTTGTTGATGATGGCCCAAACCTTGATGCCGGGGATGGAGCATCGGAGTGATGAAACCAGTCCGCGTTGGCAAGCCGGTTTCGACTTGGCGATGGGACGTGTGCTGGCACAAAAGGTTCGCACCGAAACCTACAACGCGATGTTGGCCAAGGCGAAACGCGGGATGGCGTTCAGCGATGCAAAGAACAACACATGGGTCCTGAAGCCCGCCGATGAAATCACCGTGGGCAGCCGCTGGCAACGCGAAGCCGAAACCGCCAAGGCGTTGCTGCAGAGTGTCGTCGACAACCATCCCAAGACGCCCTGGGCGCTGTTGGCCAGCCAAGAACTGTCCACGCCGATCGGTTGGCAATGGACCGAACAGTTCACCGCCCCCGATCCACCGCGACCGAATCGTCCGGGCAACAATAACCCCAACCCGCGCCCGCCCCGTGACGATCAAGCTCGGATGCTACAGAAGGCCCCCACTCGGCCGATCCCGAAGCTGTAACAATCACACCGCTTTCGGTTATCGGTCTGCGACGTTGCTGTCGTTCCGCCTGAGCCGTCGGCCGTCAGGCCTCGGGACACTGAAATCCGGCATCCGGTTCTATCATCGCACAACCTCATAACAGGCAACGGCGTTTCCGAGCCACCTGGCACTGGGCCTGACCGTGTGCCGGCCAATCAAGCGCCGCACCGAATCAAATTTCTCGTCAACGTTCGGGAATCAAGCTACTTCACAGGTAGGCGTGCCGTCCGGGCCGATCGGGTTGCGGTTGATCATCGCGTGACGGTGCGCTGAATCACGTCGGCACTTCTTTTGCCATCCTTCGATGCGAACCGAGTTTGCGGTGTCTGGGCGCAAACACGTGCCCCATCGCACACGATGTGAGCTTGTTGAGGGATTTGCAACGATGAACGGGACAAAACTGATCACTGCCAGCTGTGTTTGGATCGCAATGACCGGTGTGAATGTGTGTGGCGAAATCGTGACGCTGGCGTTGATCGAAGACACCTACATCGACGGCAGCACAATTCTGGGTGGAAACAACGACAATCATGGCAGCAGTACCGCATTCTCCGCTTCCCGGAATGCTCACCTGTGGAGTGATACGCTGATCCGGCCCGTTGACGTTTTTGGCAGCGGCCCATCGCAGGTTGGGATCAACGATGTGATTCATCGCGCTCAGTTGCATGTCTGGCTCGATCTTTCTTGGGGAAATCCAACCAACACCTTTTCTCTTTATCAGCTGAATTCCGATTGGTCCGAATCGACGGTGACCAGCAATAGCTATGGCCGCGTTACCCATAATGCCACCGGTGGGCCGATAGACACACTTGCGGGCCCCACGACCAATCCCTATTCGACCGACACCGAGTATGTGTTCGATGTGACAATCAGTTTGCAAGATTGGCAATCCGGAGGTTCGAATTTCGGTTGGGGGTTGACTGCGACGGGTGCTCGCAATGAGTTTTTCTCAAGCGAGTCGAATAACACGTCTCGACGTCCATCCTTGGTCATCGATGCATCGGCCGTTCCCGAACCTACGGGATCCGCATTTCTTCTGGCACTGACGATCGCAGGCGGCGTTCGTGCGCACAAAATGCGCCGAAGGTTTGGCTCCGCATAACGACGCGGAGGATGGGCGTTCGAAGACCGCCGCGCGAGAGGCCATGTGGGGTGCGTGCCCGGCGGTGGCGATTGATCGCTGAATGCTGGCACCAAGCCGGCGACACTAAGTACGCGAACAGGTCTATCCAAGTTTAGTAATCCGACGCGTGAGTTTTGAAGTTGCGCTTATGCCTGCGGCACCGGATATTGGTAACCCGACGCGTCAGCGAGGGAAAATCGAAATTGACTCGTCCCTCGCTGACGCGTCGGGTTACCAGAAAAACGCAACTTCAAAGCGAATGAGCGAGGAACAAACCGGCGAAGAACGCGGTCCCTCGCTGACGCATCGGGTTGCCATTTGTCGCAATACTCCTGTCCGCCTGCTTAGCGGTTGAGGGTGCCGTCGGTGTCGGGGACCGTTGCGATACGCTGGCCCCATTGGTCCAGTTGGTTCAACCAATCGATGGCCAATTCCGCGACGGCTTTCCACTGTTGGGGATCGAACTCCGGTGCAACGGCTGGACGCTGGAGCGGAAGATCCGAAAGGGCGTCGGCCAGTTGAACGTTGGCGTCGGCACGCATCTGTGACGCGGAGACCAAGCCGCGACTGATTTCCCGAAGGTTCCAGTTTTGACGTGCATATTGTGACAGCAAGACCACGTCACTCGCGACGGAACGCTGTTGGTCTTGGTAGTCGTTCCAAGCATCGCCTGTCACCGTGGCCAGGCCGTCGGCCAAACCTTGGATCGGCGTGATCCATTGCTGAACTGTGACTGTCGGCTGCGCGGGGGACACCGGGGCAGGTTCCGCCAACCCCGAGCCGATCACG is from Crateriforma conspicua and encodes:
- a CDS encoding metallophosphoesterase family protein, translated to MSGRLIAIGDIHGCTVALENLLRHVQPDPDDLVVALGDYVDRGPDSRGVIDRLIQLGGQTQLVCLMGNHEEMMLEVVRGEAPHHEWLKHGGIETLDSYGFDGDLNFLPPEHQNFLDNLGDFFETDAFFFTHAAYDAGLPLEQQPVDLLRWHSLMRGVPPQHYSGKTAIVGHTANRDGEVVDLGHLICLDTYAYGGQWLTAMDLNERSFWQANQQGQVRVSQ
- a CDS encoding vWA domain-containing protein, with protein sequence MSTTLPPEIPTPTGTPAAVTAIPADRLDDGAHAAADHAPDDAAGDASDDTDSDWDEFDDWDDPPWWASDWAAILVTSIVAHLIVVLTLALVRLHQPIEEQVALMAAKSENVPDPVNLIDTLQYSDDPEESIGADSLSVSEAATATAIEFAEIAEIPSPVDTPPVDFGQVIASEVFSQPVAPMQRLTNQKGKVGEGTQGAAGAIDRITFEILKSMEERPTLVAWLFDQSGSLHRQRQQIIGRFDRIYEELGIVQENDERFKERKGADVPLLTSIVGFGQTVQLYNEKPSDDLGEIKQIINSINVDSSGVERVFTAVEEAANEFKRFRRNTGDGPARNVIFIVVTDERGDDAERLERAIGTCRRYAIPVHVIGVPAPFGREHTYVKYVDPDPRFDQSARWAEVDQGPETLLPERVQVGFTGDFQQEPTVDSGFGPYALTRLCYETGGIYFTVHPNRNMNRAVYRGEVDPYASDLRYFFDPDVMSRYRPDYLSPKDYLEFVRQSPLRQALVQAARMKPAQGIDAPRTRFVKRNDAGLVADLTRAQQDAAKLEPTLLMMAQTLMPGMEHRSDETSPRWQAGFDLAMGRVLAQKVRTETYNAMLAKAKRGMAFSDAKNNTWVLKPADEITVGSRWQREAETAKALLQSVVDNHPKTPWALLASQELSTPIGWQWTEQFTAPDPPRPNRPGNNNPNPRPPRDDQARMLQKAPTRPIPKL
- a CDS encoding DNRLRE domain-containing protein, which produces MNGTKLITASCVWIAMTGVNVCGEIVTLALIEDTYIDGSTILGGNNDNHGSSTAFSASRNAHLWSDTLIRPVDVFGSGPSQVGINDVIHRAQLHVWLDLSWGNPTNTFSLYQLNSDWSESTVTSNSYGRVTHNATGGPIDTLAGPTTNPYSTDTEYVFDVTISLQDWQSGGSNFGWGLTATGARNEFFSSESNNTSRRPSLVIDASAVPEPTGSAFLLALTIAGGVRAHKMRRRFGSA